Below is a genomic region from Roseimicrobium gellanilyticum.
TGGATGGGATGACAAGGGGGGATGTACTCGTGGTGGATGCGGGTGAGGATCGCACCTGTGGTTTCTGGGGTGAGCTGCTCACCACCGCCTGCCTGTACAAAGGAGTCGGTGGGGTGGTGATGACGGCCTGCACACGGGACATGTGGAAGATTAAAGAGTTGGACTTCCCCATCTTTGGCATCGGATACCACCCTGCGGATAGCAAAGGTCGAGCGGATATCATCGAAATAGGTGAACCCATCACTATCGGAGGAGTCACCACCAAGGTGGGTGATTACATCCTCGGTGACGAGGACGGCGTGGTCATCATCCCCGGCGAGGTGGCGGAGGAAGCTGTGAAGCTGGCGCTGGAAAAAGTCAGTGGCGAAAACATCGCCCGCGCAGATCTGGCCGCCGGGGTGCCCATGGGCGAAGTGTTTCGCAAGCATGGGATCTTGTGACAGGCAAAAATTGCAGCGGGTCTTCAGAAGCTATCGGCGCGCACGCGCTTGAGCCGTCTCATGAGCCAGATGGGGACAATGAAGATGGCGGGAAGTCCCACAATCCAGAGGACAATTTCTCCGAGCTTTGACCACCAGATGACTCGATTCCAAGTCTTGATAAGCGGTTTCCCCCTTTCGGACGAGAGTCCGTAAGTCTCGGCGAGGTTCAGATATTCCTTTGCCTCTTCAAGAAACTTCGTCTGGGCTTCGACCAGGGCCAGCTCATAGAGGAGTTGTGCTACAATGGGGTCCTGAGGCTCCACGAAAAGCATGCGCACGGAGAGCTGGGTCCACAATGACTTGTGGAGTTCAGCTCCATTGAGCGCGCCCTGAAGCGTGGTGAGTTTATATCCTGACTTTTTTACTGCGCCGAAGTCGATTCCGGAAATCGAGTTGCGTTCCAGCCAGGCGGGATCGGACTTCAGTTTTATCTTTGCTTCCAGGATCCTGACATGCAGCCACTCCGTTCGCATGTGGGCATCGGGATCGCGACGAATTCCCTCCAAGATCCATTGAAGTGCCTTCTCATCGTCTCCAGAGAGTTCGTAGGCGGTTCCGAGATTCGCTGCGGTATAGTAGTGCCCCGGATGGGCTTTCTCAACGGCCTCCAAATCTTGTGCTGCGGCCTTGGCATCGCCAAGCATCAGTTTCTCAACTGCGTCATCGTTAAGATATTGGGAGGGCTCGTTTGAGCGTGAGTAGGAAAGTTTGATGCCGAGCAGGCGTTTTTCGGGTGACTCTCCGCCTTCAATGGCGAGGCGTTGCGCTCCCGTGTAGTCCGACCTCTCACCGTATCCTCCCTCAATGGTTGTACCTCTGAGCCAGATGCACGCCCCCGCATCTCCGAGCAGAGCCAGCCAGAGGAACAACACCAAGCCAAGCACGGCACGGAAACAGGAGCGCATGAAATTTTTTAGAAGAACGGGTGAGCCCTGACCAGCGTTATCTCTCTGTATGTCCCGCATCCTGCTCGCTGGAATCTTCCATGAGACGCACACCTTCGTCGATGACCGCACGGAGCTGAAGGACTTTGCGGTGCTGCGGGGTGCGGAGATGCTGGCATGCAAGGGGGACGGATCGCCCCTGGGAGGTTTCTTGGAAGCGGCGGCGCGTTATGGATGGGAGATCCTGCCCACCGTGGACATGCGTGCGCAACCGGGAGGCATGGTGGCGGATGAGGTGCTGGATGTCTGGTGGCGTGACTTCCTGGTGGAGGGCGCGTCGGATGCCCTGCGTGACGGCAAGGTGGATGCAATCTATCTGGTGCTCCACGGCGCCATGACCACGCCCACCCACGATGATGTGGAAGGCGAAATCCTGGAGCGCATTCGCAATCTTGAAGGGGGCGCCACACTGCCCATCTTTGGCGTGTATGATTTGCATGCGCACTTCACTGAGCGCATGGCCCGCCACGCGAGCTGTCTGGTGGGTTATCGTGAGAATCCCCACACCGATGGCGAGGCCATGGCCATACTGGCGGCGGAGCTGCTGCATGGCACGCTGCAAACCGAGTCCTCGCCCCGCATGTACTGGCGCCATGCAGGCATCGTGTGGCCTCCCACGGGCACTGGCACGGCAGATTCGCCGATGCGCGATCTGGAGGTCGTGGCTCGACGGCTGGAGCAGGAGCATTCGTCTTTTCTTGCGGTGAATGTGATTGCAGGCTTCGCCTTTGGGGACACGCCAGACACGGGAGTGAGCTTTTCCATCGCCACTACTGGAGATGAATTTGAAGCGGACACGGCGCTCAAGCAGCTCCGCCATGCCGCGTGGGAGTTGCGCCGATCTGGAGACAAGACCGAGCCGCCCGTGGGAGACATCGTCAAAGATCTGGTGGCAGAGCGGCCGGAACTCCCGCGTGGACCGGTGGTACTCGTGGAGCCCGCGGACAACATCGGCGGCGGTGCTCCCGGGGATGGGACCGGATTGCTGCGCGCGCTGGTGCGCCATCGCGCGATGGGGGCGGTGGTTGCCATCGTAGATCCCCGGGCGGTGGCGGCACTGCAAGAGGTGCAGATTGGCGGCACCACGATTCTGGATATCGGAGGCAAAGGCAGCCGTCTTGATGAAGGACCCTACAGCCTGGGAGTGACACTGGTCTCGCGCAGCGATGGCACCTTCCACCTGGAGGACAGGCAGAGTCATCTGGCCAGCATGTGTGGTTCTACGTTCCACATGGGACCGTGTGCCGTGGTGAGGCATGCGGGTGTGACCATCCTGTTGACCTCGGTCAAGACGCCGCCCTTCGATCTCGCCCAGTGGCGCAGCCAGGGCATTCATCCAGAAACAGTGGCCATCATCGGAGTGAAGGCCGCCGTGGCGCATCGCCGGGCGTACGATGGCGTCGCCTCGAAGATGATATGGGTGGATACACCAGGGCCCTGCTGTAGTGACGTCCGGAAGCTGCCGTATGTGAAGATTCGCCGGCCCATCTGGCCGCTGAGCGAGGGGGAGAAGTGATGCATTTTCAGTGAGACGCAAAGCAGCGAAGCAGCAAAGGAGGCGAGATCAAGAGAAGGCTGGGAGGAGAGGCGTTTGAGATTGCGTGACCGAGGGCCCGGCGCGCGTATGCTCATGCCTCGCATCGCACACATTTCTCTTTTCTCATCATGACTGAAGTCACCTATCCCAAGCTGTCGGACACGCCTACTTCCCACCTTCCCTTCAGTCCCGTGATTCGCGCCGGGGATTTTGTGTTCGTCTCTGGACAGGCGTCCGTGGATGCCTCCGGCCAGATTGTGAGTGATACCTTTGAAGGCGAGTTCCGTCGTTCCGTGGAGAATCTGCGTAAGGTCCTTGCCGCAGCGGGTTGCACTCTGGCCGATGTGATCCAGACGCGGAACTACGTGCGCGATGCCTCGGACGTGGTGGAGTACAACAAGCTGTACCGCGAGTATTTCACTGAGCCCTATCCCACACGGACGACCATCACGAACTGCCTGCCGCCGACCTTGCGTTATGAGATCGAGGCCGTGGCAGTGGTGAAGAGCTAGTTCGTTGATAGTTGAGGGTCGATAGTTGATAGCCCGAGAGAGCGGGGACAGGAATGTCCCCGATCCTTGAGAGCATCTGATTCTTCAGGAAGTCGGGTCTCCTGACCGGGCAGCGTCCGGCGGGTTTTCTTACCCGCCAGTTCCCATCACTAGTTTCGCTGTCATCACGCCCCTTCCACCTTCTTCGATGCATTGATGCCGAAGGAGAGGAAGCCGGCGAGGGTGAAGGCGATGGCGCAGGCGATGAAGAGCTCGTTTTGGTCCCCGTTCTTGTCGAAGGTAGCCAGCAACCATCCGGCGAGATTTGCCTGCAGGGCCGCGCCGAAGTTTCCCCACATGTTGGCCCAGCCAAAGATGGGCGCCACGTTGCGACCGCCCACATCTTGTGCCCAAGCCCATACGGCGGGTAGGCCTGAGTCCGTGGAGAAGACCATGAGGCCAAGACACACGGCAAGCAGCCATGGATTTTGCACCCACAAGCAGGCGATGCACATCGCCGCGGAGACGAAGCGCGTCACGGAAAGAGGAATCAAACGGCCGAGGCGCAGACCGAAGCGCCGTGTCAGCCAGTCCGTGAGAAGTCCTCCCAGCAGCAGGCCAAAGAGACCGATGAACAGTGTGAGGGTGGAGATGTATCCATTCATCTCATCACTCAGCTTGCGCACATCGCGCAGGTAGGTGGACATCGAGTTGATCACGAATGCCCAGCCAAAGTTCGTGAGCATTTGGTACGCGCACATGAGCCAGAGGCTGCGGTCCGTGAGCACGGCCCTCCAGGGGAAGGAGCGACGAGGTGCGCTGGAATCTTCGGTCGGTGCATTCCTTCCCTCATTCAGCAGCGCGCGTTCGGCCTCGTTGCAGCGGGGATGGGTCTCTGGAGTCTCTCGAAACGTCCACCAAAAGACCAGGGCCACGATGATGCCGGTCAATCCGTAGATCCATCCTGCCCAGCGCCAGTTGCCCGTGCCGACGATGATGCTCACGGTGATGAGCGGTGCGAGAACAAACCCCAACCTGCCACCGAGCGATACCACCCCGCTGGAAAATCCGCGCCAGTTCAGGTGCGCCCAGCGACTCAAGAGGCTGCCGCTGATGGGATAGGCGCCCGCCTCCGCCAATCCACACCCGATGCGCGCCAGCAGGAGCATCCAGATGCCATTCGCAAATCCTGTGAGAGCGGTGAAAGCGCTCCACGTGACGATCAGGATTGTCATGAGTGTTCGCTTTCCAAAGCGCTCCGCGAGCCACCCGGCGGGTACCTGAGCCAGTGCATAGGCCCAGAAGAAGGCGCTCTTGATGTGGCTGTTTTGGTCCGGAGTGAGGTGGAGGTCGTTTTTGAACGAGTCCGAGTCCAGCATCCATGCCAGGCAGGCCCTATCGAGATACATCAAAAACGCCGTCAGCGTCGTGGCGAAGAGCACGGAATGGCGGACGCTGGTGGGGCGCATGTGGGAGGGCGGGCTGGCTTGACTGGGGTTTTGGGTCCGGTGCGGAGCAGACTAACGCGCTGCCACGGAAAGGTTTCCGCAGCACCATCGCGGCCAAATACGTTTTTCCTCACTTGAAACTTGGCCGGGAGCCCCCGAAATTTCCGGATTGAAACAATAGTACTCAAACACGCGAGATGAATTGGTATTACTCCATTGAAGGACGCGCCCACGGCCCCGTGGATGACCAGTATCTGGCGGAATTGGCTTCGAACGACACGGTAGGCGGAGAGACGCTCATATGGCATCCCGCCATGTCCGGCTGGGAGCCGGTGTGGAAGGCGAAGCCGGAAATCGTCGCCCATCTGAGTAATGCGGACCTTGCCCAGAAAGCCCGCGGTACCACAGACCGCATCCCGATTGCCGGGCTGGAGGGGCAGGGGGATGGCAAAGGAGAAGAGGCGCCCCGGAGCGGAGGGCTTTTTGGAAGGCTTTTCGGCCGCATGCGGAAGAAGTGAGACGTGCCTGCGCTGGTACGCCAGACCGTGCATTTTCAGGATGGAAATCCCTTGCCTTTTCCCCCAGGCAACCTGACACTGCCTGCCCGCTTCTTCTGTCCGGCCTCCAACCTCATGCCTGAAGCGGGCTCAAGGCAGGACAGGCGTGCTACCCACGGGTCGCATTGAGTTGTTAAACCGTACAAACCCAAGCACATACTAATGAGCGCTACGCTCGCGGAAATGATCGCTGGATCGTTCCGCCCCCTGCACGAAGGATCCATTGTCAAAGGCAGGATCCTTGAAATCAAGCCGCAAATCGTCCTCGTGGACATCGGCTACAAGTCCGAGGGAGCCATCCCTTCCAATGAATTCGAAGACGAGGATATCCACGTCGGTGATGAAGTGGAAGTGCTCCTCGAGCGCCTCGAAAACGATGAGGGCATGGTTGTCCTCTCGAAGGAAAAGGCCGCCCACAAGCAGAACTGGGACAAGATTTACCGCGTGTTCCTCGACGGTGGTCTGGTCAAGGGCAAGGTGAAGTCCGTCGTCAAGGGCGGTCTCATGGTCAACGTGGGCGTGGAAGCTTTCCTTCCCGGCTCGCAGATCGACATCATCCCGCCAAAGGATCTCAACGAGTACGTCGGCAAGGTGTACGAGTTCAAGATCGTCAAGGTCAACGACGAGCGCAAGAACATCGTCCTCAGCCGCCGCGAAGTCATCGAAGCCGAGCGCGCCGAACAGCGCCAGCGCTTCCTTGAGAGCGTTCGCCCCGGCGACCGCGTCGAAGGTCAGGTCAAGAACATCACCGACTTCGGTGCCTTCATCGACCTCAATGGCATGGACGGTCTGCTTCACATCACCGACATGACGTGGGGCCGCCTGAACCATCCTTCCGAGCTTCTCTCCATCGGCCAGAAGGTCGAGGTGCAGATCCTCGAAGTGAACCGCGAGAAGGAACGTGTCAGCCTTGGCATGAAGCAGCTCCAGGCCAACCCCTGGGACAACATCGAAGGCCGCTACCCCGTCGGCACCCGCGTGCACGGCAAGGTCACCAAGCTCGTCGCCTACGGCGCGTTCGTGGAGATCGAAGAAGGTGTGGAAGGTCTCATCCACGTGTCCGAACTCTCCTGGACGAAGCGCATCGCGCGTCCGTCCGATGTCCTCACGGTCGGCCAGACGGTCGATGCGGTGGTGCTCGGCATCAGCAAGGAAGAGCGCAAGATCTCCCTCGGCGTGCGTCAGCTCGACAGCAATCCCTGGGACGATATCGACAACCGCTTCCCCATCGGCAGCCGCATCAAGGGCAAGGTTCGCAACCTTACCGCCTACGGCGCCTTCGTGGAGCTGGAAGAAGGTATCGACGGCATGGTTCACGTCTCCGACCTGAGCTGGACCCGCAAGATCAACCATCCTTCCGAAATGCTCAAGAAGGGCCAGGAAGTGGAAGCCACCATCCTCGAGATCGACAAGACCAACCAGCGCATCAGCCTGGGCATCAAGCAGATCGAAGACGATCCGTGGAGCAAAATCGACGAACGCTTCAAGGTGGGCGACCTCGTCAAGGGCCGTGTGGCGAAGATCGCCAGCTTCGGCGCCTTCGTGGAACTCGAGGACGACATCGACGGCCTCGTGCACATCAGCCAGCTCAGCGAAGATCACGTGGCCAAGGTCAAGGACGTGCTCAACGTCGGCGACGAAGTGGAAGCCCGCGTCATCAAGGTGGACAAGGTCGAGCGTCGCATCGGTCTCTCCATCAAGGCGGTCAACTACGACGAAGAGTCCCTCAAGAAGGAAAGCCAGGCCTTCGAATCCCTGCGCCCCAGCACCGACCTCGTCGGCCTGGAGCAGGCGTTCAAGTTCGCGACGGAAGAATACCGTCCGGGCCAGGGCTAAGCTCAAGCTTCGGCTGCAGCCACAAGAACATTACCGAGGGCCGGGTCACACCGGCCGCACAAAAGAGGAGTCCCGAAAGGGGCTCCTTTTTTGTTTTGTAGGGCAGAATAAGTGGCTCGCAAAACTTGGGTTCCCATCGCTTCACTGCTTGCTCGCTTGTCAGGTGTTGCGGAGTTGCCTACGATCTGGATATGTCGAATAGAAGCCTTGCTGTGGTCACAGCTGTCATCGCAATCGTCGTGATTGTTGGTGCGCTCGTCTCACCGGGATGTGGTTCGCAGCTTTCTCCTGTATCACCAAGACTGGCTGCGGAATCCGCGATGAAGAGATTTGCGTTGATGATTGCTCAACTCACCCCGGAGCAGCGAAAAGATCTGGTAGCGATCCAACAACTCAAGAATCTGGAAAACAGGCTGGATGGTTGGGATGGATTCCGATCCATGAGTTGGAGCCATGTGGAGTGGGAAAGGAGTACACGGCCTAGATTCGACTATGTCATGCATCAAAACACGGCGGGCATTTCAGATGATGAGGCGATCCTAATCGCAACTCCTTGTGGAATTCGAATCAAAGACGGCGAGTTCGCCAGGGTGGCGCTTACTCATGCGTTGGAAACCATCCACATTCCCGATACCGAATTTCACGAGCGCATCCTGCGGCAGTCCAAATCGCTGGACGGAATCCCGTAGTAGCCGCGGCCAAGGTGTTTTCCGAGTGGCCTCATCTATTTCGTTAGGTGATGAGCCTTTCCGATGCTGATTTTGGAAAACTTGCGAACGTTTCGGTGCCGCTACAATCAGAGAGTTTCCGCATCCAGCACGCATCAATGCGCCTTTCAAAAGTCATTCTCCTGCATCAGGTGATTGTCGCCTGCACGCTGGCGGCACTGGTGATCGTGTCGGGATACCGTACCCTCACACATTGGCCGCGGTTTGAGTTGGTGAGTTATCTGGCGGCCGGTGTTGCCATTGTGTGTTTAGTCCGGATGCCTCGTCGCAATCACCTTCCACCGGATTCATCAGAGTTCGCCTTTGCCATGACGTTGCTGGCCTTTTGCATCTGGAGAGGCGGAGCACCTTGGACAGGTAATGAAGGGAACTGGGAGGTTGCGATCCTCTTTGGAGGCGCTGGGCTTCTATGGCTGGGCTCCAGATGGATGGCTCTGCGATGTTCTTAGAAAGCCGGGTCGTTGTAGTGGACGGTGCGTACCGACTCATTTCCTCGCTCATCTCGGGATCAACACCAGCACCGTGGCGGACTTCACCTTCTCGATGGTGGTGCTGGCATCCGCTGGATTGGCTGGTACCGGGACCTTGAGAAGCGCTTTCGCGGCAGTGGTCGATTCGATCAATGCTCGGGCGACGGTGCTTTTCACCGCATAGTTCACGTTTTGAGCTTCGGAGGGATCAAAGGCCGAGCGCACCACACCGATCACCCATCCACTCTGCAGATGCACGAGTGCACCTCCGGAGTTGCCGGGCTGCACAGGCACGGAGATTTGGTAGCTTGAAGCCTCGTCTCGTGCCCCCTTCAGACTGCTCACCGTGCCATCCGTAAACTTGGGCTCCACCCCCTGAAGGGTGGGGCGCGGATAGCCAACCGTGAATACGCTCGCGCCAAGTGTTGCCTGTCCGTCGCTCAGAGGAAGCCATTCTGGGGCCGCGCCGGAGGTCTTCAGCAGGGCGAGGTCTGCCTTCGGATCCGTCTTCATCACGTGGGCCTTGAGGATTTCACCGGATGCGGTGCGGATGTCCACTTCAGTCACGTTGTCCACCACATGGTGGTTGGTCAGCAGCCAGCCGTCGCTGGAGACGAAGAAGCCACTGCCCATGGAGGAATAGTTCGCCAGCAGACCGAGAGTTTGTCCCTGTCCCTCGTTCCCGCGCCGGCGCTCCATACTGCCGTAAAAGGTCTTGGCGAAGTCCTCTGCAGAGCGTGACCCGAAGAACTTTCTCAGCACCGGACTTGCGGTAATCTTCTTGATGAGGCTTTGCTCCATGAATCCGGGGAGGTCTGAGGGCAGCTGACCGGAGTTGAAGGCTTCAACCGCCTCGTCATAGACCTTTTCCATGGCGGTGAGGAGTTCGCCAGCCACCGTATCATCGCCCCCGCAGAACTGCAGGCTCAGAAAGTTGCGGAGTTCCGTGCGCTTCGCTTCCTTGGCCTTCTCCGCCTTCTCCTGCGCGGCGAGCTCCTCACGAATGGCCTCCTTCTCGCGGGCGGCGTCCATGCGGGCCATCTCTTTGAGCCCGGAGGCTTCACCTTCGACGTGTTCCACATACTTGATGCAGAAGTGCACCGCCACGCCAATCAGCACGATTGCGCCCACCACGATGCCAGCCAGCATGAGCTTTGCCTTGGTCTCCTCTCTGGCGGTATCTTCTGCCGTAGGGTGCCGGTACTGTGGTTGCCCAGGACGCTGTGGTCCCGGGTGGCGTGCCTGGGGATGGGGCGTATGAGCTTGCTGGGGCGGTCGTCCGGTGGGCCTCTGGGGCTGCTGAGGGTGCGATGGTTGGGGTTGTGACCGGTGCTGTTGTTGCTGTGGCGGAGAGGCTGCCTTCGGCTGCACCAGGGTGGCCGTGGGTATCTCCGGCTCCGGCAGGGCTCCGAGCTGGAAGGCCTGGCCGCAGGCGGGGCAGCGCACCTGGGCGCCGGCGTGGGAGGCATCCATCTGTAGCATGGCCTGGCAGAATGGGCAGGCGAAGTTCGCGATCATGGCGGCTGGTCAGGTGATGACGAGGGACAGGAACGTATTTTTCCAAGCCGTGGTGGCCCGGCAAGCCGAGGCTAAGCGGCGTCCTTAGTAAACCACAAGCAAGAATTTTTGTTCCATGGAAGAATGCGAACGTTTTGCACCGTTTTCTTCCGCCCTCATTGCTCCGGTTGAGGGCTTGTTCCTGTACCCAAACCCCATCCTTGCCAAAACCTCCACTCCCGCTTCAATCACCGGCGGTACTTCCAAGTCATCATGAAACGTCTCCTTCTTTTCACCTCACTCCTCGCGGCAGCAGCCGGTTCGCTTCACGCGGACGTCAAGCTGGCCAGCGTGTTCACGGACAACATGGTGCTCCAGCGCGGCAAGCCCGTCGCGGTCTGGGGCAGTGCAGACGCGGGTGAGGAGGTGTCTGTATCCTTTGCCGGCCAGAGCAAGAAGGCCACGGCGGACAAAGACGGCGCGTGGAAGGTGGCGTTGGACAAGCTCGAAGCCAGTGCCGAAGGCCGCGACTTTGCGGTGAAGGGCAAGAACGAGGTGACCCTGAAGAACGTTGTCGTGGGTGAAGTCTGGATCTGCTCCGGCCAGTCGAACATGCAGTGGTCCGTGAAGGCCTCGCTCGACCCGGACAAGGAAATTGCGGAAGCCAAGCATCCCAACATCCGCCTCTTCACTGTCCCGAACGTCGCCAAGGATGAACCGCAGAAGGTGGTGGAAGGGACTAAAGGCTGGCTCGTCTGCAGTCCTGAGACCATCCCCAGCTTTTCCGCCGTGGGCTACTTCTTCGGTCGGGAACTTCAGGCGAAGCTCGACGTGCCCATCGGCCTCATCAATACCTCCTGGGGCGGCACCCGTGCGGAGGCCTGGACCAGCAAGCCTGCGCTGGAAGCCTCTCCCTCGCTGAAGGCGATCATCGCAGGATGGGACGAGTTCTTCAAAACCTACGATGCCGCCAAGGCCAAGGAGCAGTATGAAGCTGCCGCCAAGGTGCAGAAGGATAAGATTGCGCAAATCAAAGAAGAGAATGCCAAGCCCGGTGCCGCACAGAAGCCTGTGCCGAATGCACCTGGTGCCTTCCAGGATCAGACCAAGTCCCAGCATCGCCCCGCAGTGCTGTTCAATGCGATGATTGCCCCGCTGGTGCCTTACACCGTGAAGGGTGCCATCTGGTACCAGGGGGAGTCGAACCAACGCCGTGCCGAGCAGTACCAGACGCTTCTGCCCACGATGATCAAAGACTGGCGCAAGCAGTGGAGCGATGACTTCAGCTTCTATATTGTACAGCTCGCGGGCTTCGGCCCCAGCGGTCCGAAACCGATTGGTACACCTGATGCCTGGGCAGAACTGCAGTGGGGGCAATTCCTCACTGCCATCAAGACTCCGAAGTGCGGCCTCGCGGTGACGAATGACATTGGCGATGAAAAAGACATTCATCCGAAGAACAAGCAGGACGTCGGTCGCCGGCTTGCCCGCCAGGCTCTGGTGAAAGACTACAAGGTGAAAGATCTCCTCTCGGGTGGCCCCGTGTATGCCGGTGCTGATGTCACGGGTGCCAAGGTCGTGGTGAACTTCAGCAATGCCGAGGGACTCAAGGCTCGCGATGGTGGTGAGATCAAAGGCTTCATCATCTGCGGCGAAGATCGCGTGTGGAAACCCGCGAAGGCCAGGGTGTTCGCCGGTCGCCCGCAGGTGCATGTCTCCAGCGAGGAAGTGAAGAATCCCGTCGCGGTGCGTTACGCTTGGGCCGGATGGATTCCTGAAGCGAATCTTGTGAACAAGGACGGTCTGCCCACGGGTGTCTTCCGTTCGGACAAGTTCGATCTCTCGACCAAGGGAGTGCTGAATCCTTTCACGGAAAATCAGCCTGTGCCCGCTCCCGCCTCCGCCAAAAAGGAGGAGGTGCGTCCTGCTGAACCTGCCAAGAAGCCCGCGACCGAGTCCCGGTCCTAGGCATTGAAGCCTGTCGCTGCCCCTAGGGGTCCCGTCTGCATGACGGGATACGCTCCGGGGCGGCAAGGCACGCAACACAGCGGAGCCTGCAGTGTCTCGGCCGAAGAGCTGCAAATCTCCGCGGGGCGAAGGTCCGAGTTTTTGAGGCAAGGATCGCAACCTTTGCAGCGAGCCGGAGTGGCTCCTGTGATAGGTTTCATCACCTGATGTTGCCTTTTGTCTCCAGAGCGCTTGGTGCGGCATTGCTGTTGGGAGTCACCAGCATCATGGCGCAGGCAGCCGATGAGCCGTCCAGCGAGGGGATGACCACTCTGTATCAGAATGTCTGCGCCACCTGCCACGGCAGCAGGGGCGAGGGCAGGGCGGAGGTGAAGGCTCCATCGATTGCTGGCCTCCCGGATTGGTATGTGCAGGGGCAGTTGGAGAGTTTCCGGGCGGATCGCCGCGGCATCCACGAGAAGGACCTGGAGGGGCAAATGATGCGCGCCGTGTCCAAGGTGCTGAGCGAGTCACAACTGGCGGCCA
It encodes:
- a CDS encoding RraA family protein, which translates into the protein MSDILASLSGLYSAVVADVLDGLGLRFQTLASHIRPLTPTQKICGRVFPARAVTVLAIPAEPYKLEIAAVDGMTRGDVLVVDAGEDRTCGFWGELLTTACLYKGVGGVVMTACTRDMWKIKELDFPIFGIGYHPADSKGRADIIEIGEPITIGGVTTKVGDYILGDEDGVVIIPGEVAEEAVKLALEKVSGENIARADLAAGVPMGEVFRKHGIL
- a CDS encoding tetratricopeptide repeat protein is translated as MRSCFRAVLGLVLFLWLALLGDAGACIWLRGTTIEGGYGERSDYTGAQRLAIEGGESPEKRLLGIKLSYSRSNEPSQYLNDDAVEKLMLGDAKAAAQDLEAVEKAHPGHYYTAANLGTAYELSGDDEKALQWILEGIRRDPDAHMRTEWLHVRILEAKIKLKSDPAWLERNSISGIDFGAVKKSGYKLTTLQGALNGAELHKSLWTQLSVRMLFVEPQDPIVAQLLYELALVEAQTKFLEEAKEYLNLAETYGLSSERGKPLIKTWNRVIWWSKLGEIVLWIVGLPAIFIVPIWLMRRLKRVRADSF
- a CDS encoding M81 family metallopeptidase, which encodes MSRILLAGIFHETHTFVDDRTELKDFAVLRGAEMLACKGDGSPLGGFLEAAARYGWEILPTVDMRAQPGGMVADEVLDVWWRDFLVEGASDALRDGKVDAIYLVLHGAMTTPTHDDVEGEILERIRNLEGGATLPIFGVYDLHAHFTERMARHASCLVGYRENPHTDGEAMAILAAELLHGTLQTESSPRMYWRHAGIVWPPTGTGTADSPMRDLEVVARRLEQEHSSFLAVNVIAGFAFGDTPDTGVSFSIATTGDEFEADTALKQLRHAAWELRRSGDKTEPPVGDIVKDLVAERPELPRGPVVLVEPADNIGGGAPGDGTGLLRALVRHRAMGAVVAIVDPRAVAALQEVQIGGTTILDIGGKGSRLDEGPYSLGVTLVSRSDGTFHLEDRQSHLASMCGSTFHMGPCAVVRHAGVTILLTSVKTPPFDLAQWRSQGIHPETVAIIGVKAAVAHRRAYDGVASKMIWVDTPGPCCSDVRKLPYVKIRRPIWPLSEGEK
- a CDS encoding RidA family protein, with amino-acid sequence MTEVTYPKLSDTPTSHLPFSPVIRAGDFVFVSGQASVDASGQIVSDTFEGEFRRSVENLRKVLAAAGCTLADVIQTRNYVRDASDVVEYNKLYREYFTEPYPTRTTITNCLPPTLRYEIEAVAVVKS
- a CDS encoding MFS transporter, whose product is MRPTSVRHSVLFATTLTAFLMYLDRACLAWMLDSDSFKNDLHLTPDQNSHIKSAFFWAYALAQVPAGWLAERFGKRTLMTILIVTWSAFTALTGFANGIWMLLLARIGCGLAEAGAYPISGSLLSRWAHLNWRGFSSGVVSLGGRLGFVLAPLITVSIIVGTGNWRWAGWIYGLTGIIVALVFWWTFRETPETHPRCNEAERALLNEGRNAPTEDSSAPRRSFPWRAVLTDRSLWLMCAYQMLTNFGWAFVINSMSTYLRDVRKLSDEMNGYISTLTLFIGLFGLLLGGLLTDWLTRRFGLRLGRLIPLSVTRFVSAAMCIACLWVQNPWLLAVCLGLMVFSTDSGLPAVWAWAQDVGGRNVAPIFGWANMWGNFGAALQANLAGWLLATFDKNGDQNELFIACAIAFTLAGFLSFGINASKKVEGA
- a CDS encoding DUF4339 domain-containing protein, with protein sequence MNWYYSIEGRAHGPVDDQYLAELASNDTVGGETLIWHPAMSGWEPVWKAKPEIVAHLSNADLAQKARGTTDRIPIAGLEGQGDGKGEEAPRSGGLFGRLFGRMRKK
- the rpsA gene encoding 30S ribosomal protein S1; the encoded protein is MSATLAEMIAGSFRPLHEGSIVKGRILEIKPQIVLVDIGYKSEGAIPSNEFEDEDIHVGDEVEVLLERLENDEGMVVLSKEKAAHKQNWDKIYRVFLDGGLVKGKVKSVVKGGLMVNVGVEAFLPGSQIDIIPPKDLNEYVGKVYEFKIVKVNDERKNIVLSRREVIEAERAEQRQRFLESVRPGDRVEGQVKNITDFGAFIDLNGMDGLLHITDMTWGRLNHPSELLSIGQKVEVQILEVNREKERVSLGMKQLQANPWDNIEGRYPVGTRVHGKVTKLVAYGAFVEIEEGVEGLIHVSELSWTKRIARPSDVLTVGQTVDAVVLGISKEERKISLGVRQLDSNPWDDIDNRFPIGSRIKGKVRNLTAYGAFVELEEGIDGMVHVSDLSWTRKINHPSEMLKKGQEVEATILEIDKTNQRISLGIKQIEDDPWSKIDERFKVGDLVKGRVAKIASFGAFVELEDDIDGLVHISQLSEDHVAKVKDVLNVGDEVEARVIKVDKVERRIGLSIKAVNYDEESLKKESQAFESLRPSTDLVGLEQAFKFATEEYRPGQG
- a CDS encoding S1C family serine protease, whose amino-acid sequence is MIANFACPFCQAMLQMDASHAGAQVRCPACGQAFQLGALPEPEIPTATLVQPKAASPPQQQQHRSQPQPSHPQQPQRPTGRPPQQAHTPHPQARHPGPQRPGQPQYRHPTAEDTAREETKAKLMLAGIVVGAIVLIGVAVHFCIKYVEHVEGEASGLKEMARMDAAREKEAIREELAAQEKAEKAKEAKRTELRNFLSLQFCGGDDTVAGELLTAMEKVYDEAVEAFNSGQLPSDLPGFMEQSLIKKITASPVLRKFFGSRSAEDFAKTFYGSMERRRGNEGQGQTLGLLANYSSMGSGFFVSSDGWLLTNHHVVDNVTEVDIRTASGEILKAHVMKTDPKADLALLKTSGAAPEWLPLSDGQATLGASVFTVGYPRPTLQGVEPKFTDGTVSSLKGARDEASSYQISVPVQPGNSGGALVHLQSGWVIGVVRSAFDPSEAQNVNYAVKSTVARALIESTTAAKALLKVPVPANPADASTTIEKVKSATVLVLIPR